Proteins co-encoded in one Gemmatimonadaceae bacterium genomic window:
- a CDS encoding chemotaxis protein CheB gives GLRAVKAAGGLVLAQDEASSVVFGMPGQAAKSGMVDAVLSVDEIGARLMQLTTETGESDGRAHPRR, from the coding sequence AGGGCTTGCGGGCCGTGAAGGCCGCGGGCGGACTCGTCCTGGCGCAGGATGAGGCGTCGTCGGTGGTCTTTGGCATGCCGGGCCAGGCGGCAAAGAGCGGCATGGTGGACGCCGTGCTGTCGGTGGACGAGATCGGGGCTCGCCTCATGCAACTCACCACGGAAACAGGGGAGAGCGATGGTCGCGCACATCCTCGTCGTTGA